A portion of the Pectobacterium brasiliense genome contains these proteins:
- a CDS encoding phage tail protein, translating to MKVTKRFYAKSLLAASLALAMFHAEDASACDGDAPYIGSVCYMVTSYCPSGYLPAAGQSVSISTYQALYALIGNIWGGSPQTNNFTLPDLRGRSIVGAGQGTGLSLIQRGQSLGAETATLSASNVAPHTHPTAQSLTTTFDVLVPATTGNLTVGATLPIATTTPATTGTTPANGANFLTALSATVPVGAATQNATFKGPYQAAKPANTAYLIADTTVSGAASTPPLTIKVPETVVGNNVGGGMPFSVRDPAIGLTACIAVQGLYPTNPN from the coding sequence ATGAAAGTAACCAAACGTTTCTATGCCAAATCACTCCTGGCAGCCTCGTTGGCCTTAGCGATGTTCCATGCCGAAGACGCCTCCGCCTGTGACGGTGATGCACCTTATATCGGCTCAGTTTGTTATATGGTCACCAGCTATTGTCCGAGTGGCTATTTGCCCGCAGCAGGACAATCCGTCTCGATCAGCACCTATCAGGCACTCTATGCGTTGATCGGCAATATATGGGGCGGCTCGCCGCAAACCAATAACTTTACGCTGCCCGACCTGCGCGGTAGAAGCATCGTTGGCGCAGGGCAAGGTACAGGACTCAGTCTGATACAACGTGGTCAATCGCTGGGTGCCGAGACGGCCACCTTGTCGGCAAGCAATGTCGCGCCTCATACCCATCCAACCGCGCAATCACTCACGACCACCTTTGATGTGCTAGTGCCTGCCACTACTGGCAACCTGACGGTGGGTGCCACTTTACCCATAGCCACCACCACCCCGGCCACTACGGGCACAACCCCCGCTAACGGCGCGAATTTCCTGACCGCGCTCAGCGCGACCGTGCCTGTGGGGGCAGCAACCCAAAATGCCACCTTCAAAGGCCCCTATCAGGCAGCCAAACCGGCCAATACCGCCTATCTCATCGCAGACACCACTGTGTCGGGGGCAGCCTCTACGCCTCCGTTAACGATCAAAGTACCGGAAACCGTGGTAGGCAATAATGTCGGGGGCGGAATGCCCTTCTCGGTTCGCGATCCGGCGATCGGGTTGACCGCCTGTATTGCAGTACAAGGTCTCTACCCAACCAATCCAAACTAG
- a CDS encoding HlyD family efflux transporter periplasmic adaptor subunit: MSPHLPPLRADLQLAESAPGINGAPQWVLSDPITGRYFTLTPSAIRLLRHWSLRQPQQILAAANSEPGLPLRVKELEQLMQFLRQHDLVAASDPEQRQRYLGKAHAMRTSLWKSVLHQYLFFRIPLWRPDPVLNRCWPWLQRYGTPFLIWVFPFILLLGLFLVSRDWVRYTHSFPHLFSLSGMAVFGISLVFAKFIHELGHAFMAKRAGCRVQSMGVAFIVLFPLFYTDTTDAWKLKDRQARLLIGAGGILAELMLAVIALLAWALLPDGPARTAAFMLSSATWLTTLVVNLNPLMRFDGYFLLSDFWRVENLQERAYALCRWRLRESLFGHGHPAPENLSPSLQRKLLVWGYASWIWRFFLFFGIALVVYHFFIKVIGIGLMLVEIVWFIALPIAKEAYAWWSMRKSIHPIAFLRSALLCSALLFILLYPWGGSIHIPAVLEAEKVSTLYSPVPAQVNQLHVTDGQRVDAGDILLELTSVDLDYRLDIERQRIAQLQQQRQRGATRQETASEIQVMDRQLAEALARYRGLAAQRQRLTIRAPQTGVVRDLARDMTAGRWLTADTPLLRVVEPAQGRVVGYIPEESLKRTQEGMHGVFLADDPAFPRIDVTLHEIAPTGSAYLQQEMLASDRHGPIAVRRDNERNPQPVQAQYRVQFTLSPQALLPQQPLRGSVVVAGEKESLLGAVWRRVAALGIRESGF, from the coding sequence ATGAGTCCGCATCTGCCTCCTCTGCGCGCCGATCTTCAATTGGCAGAATCGGCTCCTGGTATCAACGGGGCCCCGCAGTGGGTGCTGTCCGATCCTATAACCGGACGTTATTTTACCCTGACCCCGTCGGCTATCCGCCTGCTGCGTCATTGGTCACTGCGCCAGCCGCAGCAAATCCTGGCCGCTGCCAACAGTGAGCCCGGCCTGCCACTGCGAGTGAAAGAGTTGGAGCAACTGATGCAGTTCCTGCGCCAGCACGATCTGGTCGCAGCAAGCGATCCAGAACAACGTCAGCGCTATCTGGGCAAAGCCCACGCGATGCGCACCAGCTTGTGGAAAAGCGTGCTGCACCAGTATCTGTTTTTCCGTATTCCTCTGTGGCGACCCGATCCGGTACTTAACCGCTGTTGGCCGTGGTTACAGCGCTATGGCACGCCCTTTCTGATTTGGGTATTTCCATTTATCCTGCTGCTGGGTTTATTTTTGGTCAGTCGAGACTGGGTACGTTACACCCATTCGTTTCCACACCTTTTCAGCCTGTCCGGCATGGCCGTGTTCGGTATTTCTCTGGTGTTCGCCAAATTTATCCATGAGCTAGGCCATGCCTTCATGGCGAAACGAGCGGGCTGCCGTGTGCAGAGCATGGGCGTTGCCTTTATCGTGTTATTTCCCTTGTTTTATACTGACACTACCGACGCTTGGAAACTGAAAGATCGTCAGGCACGCTTGCTGATCGGCGCGGGCGGTATTCTGGCCGAACTGATGTTGGCGGTGATTGCGCTATTGGCCTGGGCATTACTGCCAGATGGACCAGCACGAACGGCCGCCTTTATGCTTTCCAGCGCGACGTGGCTGACCACGTTGGTCGTAAACCTTAACCCTTTGATGCGCTTCGATGGCTACTTTTTGCTGAGCGATTTCTGGCGCGTAGAAAATCTGCAAGAACGCGCCTATGCGCTCTGCCGCTGGCGATTGCGAGAAAGTCTGTTCGGTCATGGTCACCCAGCGCCCGAAAACCTTTCCCCATCTCTGCAACGCAAACTGCTGGTGTGGGGCTATGCCTCCTGGATATGGCGCTTTTTCCTGTTCTTTGGCATCGCGCTAGTGGTTTATCACTTTTTTATCAAGGTGATCGGCATTGGTTTAATGCTGGTTGAGATCGTCTGGTTTATCGCGCTACCGATAGCCAAAGAAGCCTATGCCTGGTGGTCAATGCGCAAATCAATACACCCTATCGCTTTTTTGCGCAGCGCCCTGCTGTGCTCGGCCCTCTTGTTTATCTTGCTCTATCCATGGGGTGGCAGTATCCACATTCCTGCCGTCTTGGAAGCCGAGAAGGTCAGTACCCTCTACAGTCCAGTACCGGCGCAGGTTAACCAGCTACACGTTACAGATGGTCAGCGGGTGGATGCCGGAGACATTCTGCTAGAACTGACGTCAGTCGACCTGGATTACCGTCTCGATATTGAGCGTCAGCGTATCGCCCAATTACAACAGCAGCGGCAGCGTGGAGCGACGCGACAGGAAACTGCGAGTGAAATTCAGGTCATGGATCGGCAGTTAGCGGAGGCGCTGGCACGCTATCGAGGGTTGGCAGCACAGCGTCAACGCTTAACGATTCGGGCGCCGCAAACAGGTGTGGTACGCGATCTGGCACGTGACATGACAGCAGGACGCTGGCTAACGGCGGATACGCCATTACTACGTGTGGTGGAACCCGCACAAGGCCGAGTGGTTGGCTATATCCCCGAGGAATCACTCAAGCGCACCCAAGAAGGCATGCACGGCGTCTTCCTTGCCGACGATCCCGCTTTCCCACGTATTGACGTTACGCTTCATGAGATCGCCCCCACGGGCAGCGCTTATCTGCAACAAGAAATGCTCGCGTCCGATCGCCACGGCCCGATTGCCGTGCGGCGCGATAACGAACGTAATCCGCAGCCCGTGCAAGCACAATACCGCGTGCAGTTTACCCTGTCCCCTCAGGCGCTGTTACCACAACAGCCTCTGCGCGGTAGCGTCGTCGTAGCGGGAGAGAAAGAATCACTACTGGGTGCGGTCTGGCGTCGCGTCGCCGCTTTAGGCATCCGCGAAAGTGGTTTTTGA